A region of the Chaetodon trifascialis isolate fChaTrf1 chromosome 7, fChaTrf1.hap1, whole genome shotgun sequence genome:
GCCGTTATGAAAAGGTCAGATACTAAAACCAAAGATAGATCAATGGTAGATATGTACAGATAGGTGGTTAAACTGCAAGCAGACCTGCGCCCTGCCCACATACTCTCACTGAAATTGGTTAGGTTGGTTAGGTCTGTTGCTCTGACTTTGGTGACTTTGAGGTTAATcttacaaacaaacatgaaattgTCATAGACTTTTAGGTGAGGCTACTCAATGGAGTTTACATGATATGAACTCCTTTGCCAAAATGGAAAAGACTGTTTTCAAACTTTTCTCTTTTAACTGAATACAAATGCAAACTACCTATTCATTATGGCTGGAATAAACAGGACAATCTTATTTCTAACCCACTGTGACTTACTGTTGATAACATGATATTTGTCAGATGCCTAAATCCTCAGTGCCTCACGATACATTGTATACATTCATTTACAGAGCTTTTGCAGGATTAGTGTAAGTGTACAGATCTGCAACTGGGAAGAACTCTCACATTTCTGTTGTCCATACCAGCAGAAATTTCTGAGAATATTCTGACATAAATCATACCCATAGAGGGTTAAGACAACGGGTTAGCACTTGCTGGCAATCCAGCAGGTGATGACACACAACAACCTTTCTCTTCCACGATATCTGTAAGTTTATACAGTATGTTGATGATACTATAATTTATGTGTATTAATTTATAACTGATTAGACTATAATCCAGGTTGATATGTCAATGATAAATTGGTATTGTCAGTATTTACTCATGGTCAAAGCCTCTTTGTGCCTACTGCTCAGTTTGTTATATATTTATGCTTTTAGCGTGTTTGACAAGCCTCGGTtcaattcattttcaatttcattatCAGTTGTCTGGCTTttttaaatgccttttttttcatATGAATGCATTTAATAAATGATTAAAGTAGTAAGTTCTTTGTAAATATGTTCCAGCTTTAATTTTCATGTTACTCAAAGTTGAATATGAATTGACTGAAGCCTTGATTTGAACAGATAACACCTACACATTGGAAGGGGCCAATCAAATACCAAACAAGCGATGAAATGGTGACATCAGCACACGAGGTGACCAATAGAGAACTGTGTTGCTGAAATGGTGTATCTTTTAAGGTTCACTACTGAATAAAAAACGTGGCTTTAAAGCAATTTAAAAACtggctgtttgtcattttttggcTTTTGGCATTGGTCTAAATATAAGAGCGCAAGACAGATGCGTTCACTCAACAGCATGTATGTAAACATTCATCCACGTTGCCCTTTTACTGATCTTTTTTCTCAtgtcacccctctctctctctcccttgtcAGTGTTGTGTATTCACTGTGTGAATAAGACAATGCTAAGAGAAGATGAACAAGTCCTGTATCATTCTACAGAAATTCACAGTGTCAATAGATGAAAGCTCTGACTAGATCCTTAGTTTGTAAAAAGCTATTGGTCAGGACTTGTTAAATGTGCTTGCAGTGAAAGGTCAGCTGCAGGTAAACGCACTGACTTGTTGCCTTTGTTCCACTGCGCTCTTGCACAGtagcacagaaaaacatttcctctcaACCTCAAGAAACATCCTCTAACAAATGTAAgtgccaagaaaaaaaaaagttttcagacCACTGTGTTAAACCAAGCCAGCAGCATGTGAATGGAGCCAAATGGTCAGATGTTTTCCAAAACCTGatgatgcagagaaaaaaactcaaatggcagaggaaaaagtgaaaaaaaaaaaaaaaaatgctgaagatGTTGATGTATTATATCATTATGTAAAAGGAAAGGTGGAAAGTGCACAGAAGTTAAACTCCTGTACATAAATTCACATTATTCTATAGGTACAGTAACATACAAGAGTGTAAGAAAAGTTTAAGTAAACATATATCTGTTGGATACATTACAAGCACTTGACAGCTTTTTGGGAACTACCCTGGTTGACAAAGAGCTAAAAGAAATGCCAGAAGAAGGCATATAAAATTGTCCCGTCAAACACATTAGAATTTGGTTTCTGCATTCTTCAGATCACATCTTCCCAGAATATTACCTGTACTGACTGGAGCATGACCTTCCttctgaaatgtcagtttttgaACAAAGTAACCAACAAAAACTCTGAGAGCTCAAACACTTGATTTGTGATGGGGTTACATTTGGAAcgttatatttcattttgtctgcatTTGAGTGAAAGGTAAGGACTATCGATCtatgaaacaaacagctgaacaaagTGTCAGGTGTGCACAGAAATCCACTGATCTCTCTAATCCTaatgattaaatgattaatgTCAGTGTTGAAGTGATATCTTCGAGAATCATTTCCCTAAGCTGCCAAAATCTTTGTGTCTTATGCTTAATGCAAACTCTGAATAGACTCTGGTACTTATTTGTGGGTCATTTAAACAAACTGATTGGCATTGATTTTACTATATAAAACTTTGTTCAGTATTTGTACCAAGCTGAAATTCAGTTGAACTCTCGAATAGATTAATTTACAActattgcatgtttttttttctttttctttttggtttttagTGATATATGTGGAAAATGTTATACTGTAATTCAGCGGTCTCCAACCTTTTTGCGCCATGGAACGGTTTTACGAAAAGCAATAGTTTGCCGGACCGGcatagaaacaaaaaaaaaaaaaaaaagatcccgGGTCCCAGCCCgggttgttgttattattattattccatgGCCCCGTGGTTGGGGATCCCTGCTGTATCTTATTGTCGTATAGATTTGTAGAAATGGCGCTTTTATTATGAAAACTGTCGCACCGGAAGTTTACCTCCGTTAATATTTACGCTGAGATCACGAGCACggaaacagtgtttttgttcgGTATTCATGTCGTCTGTCAGAGTTCTCCGTAAACTGTGTAAAGTGTAGCAACGTCAGCGATAACAAAGACACTTACTTGGCCTGaagggtttgtgtttgtgtgttattttatgGTGGTTTAAAATCAAGTTTATGCTTATCGTTACTCTGAGAACTTTCAACTTCCGTaatgtctgtccatccattctTGCGCATTAAGATCTGATTCTGTCCACTTTGGCGTTTGGTTGCTGATTAAAGATGAAGCCCAGTGAATTTAACTTTGTCGTTAGATGCAGCGTTGATCTTGGTGGTGTATTTGAAAGGATAGCTCATTAATGTTGTCATGTCTGGACTGAAAGTTGAAGTCACAGctgtaatgttagctaacgCTCCCCTGCTCTCAGTGCTTCTGACTTTCATCCCATCGCCAAAACTGTCCATTATGTAACCACACTTAGCTATGTATACACAGCTATGCTATTATAATTATATGCTAATGTAACGGCCGTATTAACTTAAGTATCGTAATTTGGAGCCATCTCTGTTGGGTTACACAGCATTAAGTGTTTGGCACTTTAtggttaaaaatgaattaaacttATCTACTCTGTAATTGACTTGCCTCAGGGCTGTAAATACCACTGAATGACCACTGAAGTGATTTCAGTGATTGTCAATATGAACCTGATGATCAATCATTGATTGTCAGTGTTGTGCTGGTAGTTTCCGGGAAATTGCCTGTTGGAGGTCAATTAAGCAGCTATTAATCCACGTGACTGTCAGATTTGTATtctgatgttttctctgtgtgcagaTGGCTCGAAAAGGTGCACTAcccttcctctgctccctcttcaTGTTTCTCTCCatgctgtcatctgtgtgtgactgCCACCCTCACCCTGCTTTGTCCATGAGATCAATGGCTGCTGCCGGGGCCGCGTCCAATCATACTGCAAGGAAAGGTAACCCAAACCATCCTGCCATCAGACATGTAGTAAAGAATAGAGAATTCACCTGTGTTGGTGGGCTGTGGGTGTAGGGTTGCAGATTTATACTAAATATAGACTCAGTCATTACACACAGTTAAATTACAGCTGACTTACAGTGTGTAAGGtagtcactgtgtgtttattttgcttccTTGACCTATCATGCATAAGATGTGTGGGGCAGGTCTTTGTGCAAGCTGTGAATTGTGTGTAAATAAAAATCTATTACAGTAATATATTCACTCATTTACTCAAGTGACAAAGACAGGGTATTTACTTACCTGAGTTTTTGGCTGGAAAGCTTTTttgaaaggttaaaaaaataTGGATGTAAAATCCgactttctttttgtgtttttctgtctcagacATAGCTGCAGAGGTAGCAGGCTATGTTGATGTGGCCAAACGGATTATTGACCTGGCTGTGTTTGGAGCTGCCCAGAACCGCTCTTACAGACGGCTGGCTGACTTCACCGACACCATAGGGAACCGTGTCAGTGGCTCACACAACCTGGAGATGGCTATCAAATACATGTATGATGCTCTGACACAGGACGGGTTGGATGTACATCTAGGTGAGTGGACCTGTCTTGCTGGATGTAGGATGTGAATAGTGCGCAGTGAACATCAATTgcagacacacattttacaaATCAAATTAAGAGATTTCTTTCAGCAGTGGCTTGTCCTCTGTACTGTTATTTCACCCTTTTCTTCTCCAGAGCCTGTCAAAATCCCACACTGGGTGAGAGGGAGCGAGAGTGCAGAAATGATTGTGCCCAGGGCCAAAAGTCTGGCTATACTGGGACTGGGAAGCAGTGTAGGGACACCACCTGAAGGTGAAGACCGTTCTGAATCCAATCATGGCTGTCATCTGTCATCCACCTCCCTTTTGCTCCTCACTGTCTCGCACTTGTCTCTTCAGGCATCGAGGCAGAGGTGTTGGTGGTTGAGTCTTTTGAGGAACTGAAGCACAGAGCCAGTGAGGCCGTAGGGAGGATTGTGGTCTTTAACCAGCCATTTGTCAGCTATGGGGAGACAGTGGCTTACCGTGCTTATGGTGCCTCTGAGGCAGCCAAAGTGGGAGCTGTGGCCACACTCATTCGTTCAGTTACACCATTCTCTATTAACaggtatctatctatctgtgaGGAACTTTTCTGAAAATTACACTGAAGTACTGCTGTAAGGCCTACTGGTCTGGCATTTGATCCTCAACCTCTCAGGTGTAATCAGAGTTAACCAGAAGAGCCAtatgtctctgtctttgtctctccctcAATAGTCCCCACACAGGTTGGCAGGACTATCAAGATGGAGTGAAGCGCATCCCCACCGCCTGCATCACAATGGAGGATGCTGAGCTGATGTGGCGTATGGCACAGAGGGGGCAGAGGATCGTGGTCAGACTCACAATGGGAGCCAAAACTCTGCCGGATGCCGACTCCTTCAACACAGTGGTTGAGATAACTGGCTGGCAGCACCCTGAGCAGGTAGAACTCACATTCCAGACACAGACACCTACCAGTCTGACTTGTTTAGCATTGTATCTTGTCACGCCTAATTCTGAATCTTTTTGGGTGGACCTTCCAAATGAAGTCTATGGGGAACAGATGTTCTGTCCTCAAGAAATCCTCTATTATTTTTATGTTGGTGTCTCTTAATTAGTCTTTCCTTGGTTTGATGGGGTGAGGAAAGATTGGTGTAACCTTATTTTGCTGACTCCAGATATTCCCACAGCTGTTTAGTCTGGCTTTattttgcctctgtgtgtgtgtgtgtgtgtgtgtgtgtgtgtgtgtgtgtgtgtgtgtgtgtgtgtgtgtgtgtgtgtgtgtgtgtgtgtgtgtgtgtgtgtgtgtgtttccagagaAGTGCTGAGGCTCAGCTCAGTTGGAAATGCTGAGAAATATCACTTTGAGTCAGTCAGAGTTGTTGGTGTCTGTGGGCTCTTAGGGAACAGTGTTGTGTAAACAAACTGTTCAGCtcttaattatgttttttttgctctgaAAATTTGAGTTATCCTGGGACTTAGAAGATTTCAACTTCTTTAGAAAATTCCTAAGAAATGTCCCCGTGTCGGTGTCCTTGTTTCATGAATCCTCCAACTCTGaacatgtgaaattatttctgtAAATTACAACAACCTGACTGCATTTTTCACAGATTGCTGCATTTTCTTCTGTTGGTGAATCTAAACAGTTCAACTTGAATTACAGGGCTGCTGAAAGTTTCCTTTTATGGAGTGAGCAGAGTTGTGatttgtgaaaacatgttaatgtaaacacagaaagaTGATGTCAGTCTACTTTTGTGGACTTTCCTGAACTGTAATCCTGGAGGCTTTGTCATACTTTGTCAAGTATGACTAATACACTGTGTATGAAACTTCAATCAATGGGGATGGACAGTGTTGCTTAGCATGGACATCAACTTGGCAATAGGATAAAATAATTGGATTTAAGCATGCATTGTGCCAAAGGTGTCGTTCGTCCTACATAAGTTGTCAGTCTGTTGCAGGGCCACAATTAGACTCT
Encoded here:
- the LOC139334138 gene encoding carboxypeptidase Q-like, with amino-acid sequence MARKGALPFLCSLFMFLSMLSSVCDCHPHPALSMRSMAAAGAASNHTARKDIAAEVAGYVDVAKRIIDLAVFGAAQNRSYRRLADFTDTIGNRVSGSHNLEMAIKYMYDALTQDGLDVHLEPVKIPHWVRGSESAEMIVPRAKSLAILGLGSSVGTPPEGIEAEVLVVESFEELKHRASEAVGRIVVFNQPFVSYGETVAYRAYGASEAAKVGAVATLIRSVTPFSINSPHTGWQDYQDGVKRIPTACITMEDAELMWRMAQRGQRIVVRLTMGAKTLPDADSFNTVVEITGWQHPEQVVLLSGHLDSWDVGQGAMDDGGGAMISWEALSLIKDLGLRPRRTLRTVLWTAEEQGGVGAQQYYNLHKVNMSNFDLVMESDLGTFTPVALQFTGSDAAQKVMEEVVKLLAPINTTKLERHGEGTDISPWMQAGVPGASLHVADSRYFWFHHSEGDTMTVQDPQDMNLCSALWAVVAYVVADLEDMLPR